GTCCagtctggacaggacaagagcctgGACTAGGACTTGTGTAGCATGCTCAGATacgaaaggtctaattttcctaatgttGTAGAAGAAAAATCTACAATGAGCTACTGAAAGAGTTCAACTGAAAAATTGTGTTGAATCTTAGGGTCAGATGGAATGTCCAGCAGTTCTGTCTTAGCAAGGTTCAGCTGCAGAGgatgatccttcatccagagtgagatgtcacTTAGGCATGCTGAGATGCGGGAAGAAATTGTGTGATTGTCAGGCTGAAAAGGCAGGTAGAGTTGTGTGTcttctgcatagcagtggtaagaaaagccatgtttccgaatgacagaacccagggatgtcatgtaaaTCGAAAAGAGGTACTCCAGTATCGAGACATTGTCGTTCGGAGaggtcacctctccaggatactcTAAATTACCTACCTGAGAGGTAAGACCTGAACCACAGTAGCGCCGTTCCAGAGACACCCATGGTCTTGAGGGTCAAAAGGAGGATGTGGTGATTGACCAAGTTAAAAGCAGCAGACAGATCCAACAGtatcagcacagatgatttggaggctgtCCGTTCCACTCTTAGGGGTTCAGTGACGGAGAGCAGTGAAGTTTTGGTAGAGTGGCCACTCTTGGAACCAGACAGGTTGCTGTCCatgaggttattttgtgtgaagaagGAGGAGAGCTGCTCAAAAACCACATGCTCAAGAGTCTTGGCAATGAAGGGAAGGAGAGATACAGGTCTGTAGTCAAgtgtgggtttcttcagcagTGCGGTTATCCTGGCCTCTTTAAAAGCTGTGGGAAATGCACCCCTGGAATGGGCTGAATTTGTAATGTGCGCGAGAGCAGGGATAACCAAAGAAGAATgagatgggtgggtatgggaCCTAACGGGCAGGTAGTGGGGTGACTTGAGGCAAAGATCTTGGGGCCGGTTGCACCAGCTGTGCGTAAACCCAGTCGTAAGACTACTCTGGACATAAAATGTGCTTTACATTGGACGTAGAATTTACAcctcagtgtttcccatacgttGATTTACTCGTGGCGCACCGCCACAGAATCAGCGatggccgccacaaatagatttgTCATGATCcccatttacatgtatattttactgtttaaaaacgtCTTAATTCATTGTTGCAAGCACTCAGCGCGCCCTCCCTTTCTATGTTGCATGCAGcgcgcgcctctctctctctcaatctctctctctctctcacacacacacatgagcGTGAAAAGGTGGCGGTGTTTCAATGTCCGTTCCTCctttttcgcgtaaacgtcaacagtcacagattttactgacagagaagacggcgatgacttgacgaaaggttagcattagtgtttcccacacacaccCGTTCTCTCCCTCTCTATAATGCGATATGCCTGCGCACGTGTTTTGTAGTAACTTTGTGCAACAGTTactgtgtattctctcatatttctgaatttgcacccaattgtctgcgctatacgcgACAATAAAActcgcatttaaataaaaagggtctcataacaagacattgatgagaagagcaacagcagtaagacttcaatgtaaatgtatggtgatttatATACCAGCTGTAAACATGCACGTACGTTTCGTAATTTCCTGTTATTTTGCGGGTTTCTTTCAAATAGAAAAGCGCTTAAGTTAAGCATTTACTTGGATTCTAGGCGaaaaacaagtcagtggcaagtcagttcctgaataacacgacagaaacttcaaattcaagtcaaattcacttctcagaggcacagaactgttcctgaaactgacgttctccccaaactgaaattaaacacagtgtttcgagtttttcttgtctgtgtcatgttgatatcaagaagcaACGTGCACATGACGACGAGAGAGGTGACCTGCTGCGCAatcgagttacccctcccatttctgaatgtttaactgagatttctaatcccgtccgaattgaccatcaatattacagacgtcctgtggtaaaattacagtacGCCATCTACAATcgtaaaactaatcccatccgaatagggctatagtctgctcattttatgtctgacaacagaactgataatatgtaaataatagcaatcagttgtgttaaaatccaatataacgtgacagatcaaagagtagaagtgaaacatatttcaggtgccaacactcgatcaaacgcaaacacgtgatgacgtcacatatatgctaattagaatgtgacgtcatcaccgccacaagtctctcaaaattctgtgggaaacactgcaccTGTTGCACCATCTAGCCGTAGCGCATGTTTGAAACTTAAACTTATGTCTGGTCAAGAGTAGGCGTAAGTATAAATTATTGACTTTTTTcctatggcaaaaatagaaataatgaaatgtgacaaGACATTGACGCGTCTAATGCGcaggatacgcgagcaatgtgCTTTCATGCATGGTAGAGAtaccgccaatgaattatataataaaatacataaatacttacaaagacactgtagagaacatattaaaagctttcatttaattttgcttaaaacttgagctgttataatgaatctgcaaactattataccttttgtgcgaacagtaaaggctttcgttaatttgtttgatgggtctgcacgtgacACACGCATCTTGAGGGAAagcgcactggtaaacatgaggacAGCTCCTcaggcgtaaatatttttcacaatgccCGACGTAGGACTTACACCCAACTTTTTTATGTACGGCTGGTGCAACCGGCCCTTGGCTCCTCTTCAGataggagagagaaagaggggaGCATGCATGCATCAGGAACTTCAGCCTGTGCAGGAGCCAGTGGGTCAGAGAACGTACTGCTGATTGAGTTTGTTTTCCTCACAAAGAAAGAAGCAAATTAATCAGTTGTTAAGTCAGTTTTAGCAGAGAAGAAATCTGATGAGAAAGTGGCCAGAAGAGAATGATAGAGACAGAGGTTTGCAGGATCTTTCAATCTGCACCACTTCCTCTCCGCAGCTATAAGCTTGGATCGATGCTCACGATACATCAGATGGCCAAGGTGTGGAAGGGGTAGGCTGGGCTGGTGCAGATGTCAGAGGGCATAAGCTGTTTAAGTTTGGGTGGCGTTATCAGTATTTAGGAGGGAGAGCTGGTTAGGAGGAGGGAGCGTGGTGGAAACCACAGAGGATAAGCGGGAGGGGGGCAGCGTACGTAGTTTTTAAGTAGTCTATTGAAGATTAAGTAATATACCATATATAGAATGTTTCAGAGGTTTTCTACTTAAACATAGAATTATAAAGGTAGGCTTGTATTTCAAAGGAACATATCTTACAAGTTTGTGTTAACTCATTATCTATCAGATACTACACAAGTTTTCATATTAGAATTTTAGTTTCAATGATTGATTTCACCAAGTTATTTTAAGTTAAGAGTTTTCCATTTTCTGAGACATACCCCTGTGTAACAAGTAgccacagcattccaataacaCTTACGACAAATATGTGGAGTCCGCCATTCAATGCAAGCCTCTTTCTTTCGGCATTCAGCCGCATAAGCAGCCACCGCTGTACAGAAACAATCACAGTCTCCACCAGAATCACATGCACAGGTGTCCCTCACACAGGCGTCATAGTATGGGGCAGAGTCCACCTATAAACAAGAAAATTTGCAACATTATAAAAGTACAGATTAGATTATTCTCTTCTATTTTAGATACAAATGTAACaattagttttaatgatttatattaaactaagaagttcaaaaagttttgaactttacATACATGTGCATGGCAGTCTTGAAAGACATTGCTTGTAATGATGCTGCATTGCTTATGAGCCCAGGCACTCCGGTGAGGGTTTTTCTCACAAGGGTGTATCGAACTGTTCATTTCCGGGCAGCTTGGATTTACTTTCCAGCTATTCCCAAACACAACCGCATCTTTGACATCTTCTCCATCGTGCTTTACAAAGTCGTTATTTACATTCCCGTCAAAGTCTCCACACAGTCCACACACTTTGCCCTGTAATAAAGATTATACAGTCATTTAGGTGAGTGGGTGAACATGTAAAATGTATAGTTTTATGCATACCTTCATATGTAATTCATACCTTTAAGCTGGGATGGAGTTGGAGCGTCAGGGTTGTTTTGCCATCCCACATTAAGTTTAAAAGCTTTTTGACCTCAATGATAGTGTAAATCCCCACATAATTGATTTGATATTGGTAATCAGTTCCATTGGTTTCAACAACTTTTACTCCATCCACTTCAGATAAAACCACCTTGTATCTCTAAAGGATTTGAATAGTAAGTTGCGAAATAAAATTGCCCATGacacaaattaatataactcacTGCTAGTATTATCAGAAATGGTGAAAGTTAAACTTGACAATCCTCTGTAAACAATTATGTCAGAGTTATGTTTAATTGTATGTTGCATTCATGTTGACTTAAAACACTGAAGTAGCCTTACCCCAATGAAAAGATTGATAGATTTGGAGCAAATGAAGTCAGTGGAGCCACAGGGAATGTTCTCTGTAACCAGGCGTAATGAGTGTTTACTCTCCCCCATGTTGCAGTAATCCTGGTGGGATTTCACAGAAAAATTATGTATCTGGTCAGAACATTTCTGCGAGTACATTTTGGTCTGTTTacataaataactttgcaaatacatgtcaactaactttcatttatttgcaactacatgtgaattaactgtcattagagtattagtagactgtaagggttaggGTAAGGAAAGAAGTTAGGGTTAGTGGAAttagttgacatgcacctgtaAAGATAGTtctagacagttgaatgtctgtttaGGGATCGTCACAacagcagacagtctactaatactgtAAAGATTGATAGTTGATAATAGTCCACTTTAAACATTGTACTTATTATAAGTAGCTTTGCAACTACTTGCAAAggtacttataattagtaaaatgtctaaagtgttACTGTTAAGGATGGCAGTTTTAACTAGTCAATTATTTGTTTAATCATCATGAAACTAGAAAGAGATGTTTAAAACATACTTGTGCTAAGATGTATTCACAGCCTCCATggtaaaaatatcttcttccATCAAAGGTCTTATAATGACCTTCACCATAGATGGTACAGGTGCCGTAACAATCTTTATCAGTACAATTCCACATCCCTTTTGTGCATTTGCTAAAAAAAGAACAATTGCGAAATTAAAAGTTTGCAAACCTTGCATGAATCTGTTCATGTTTTCATATTACTACTTCACATAGtttttacagtacattataATCTTTGATATAATGTATGAATGGCTTGCCAGGTGTTGCATTCGTTTTGAATCTCATCCCCAGCTGAATAAGATAATCCATTGTGAAAACAGGGACAGTTTTCCTTCTCTACACAGCCACCTTGACCATCGGCTAGCAGGTTATCTGGGCACATACAACCTGATACACAACCTGTGCTGACCTGCAGTCAAAACCAGAAAGGGAGAATGTTTCCTCTATATAAATTCACCAAACTACCAATACATCCACTCAAATAATCAGTCCATCCTTCATTTTCaccaatccatccatccatccatcaaactACAAACCCATTCATCCACCATTCATTGTCCagcaaatattttcattttaactcACGCAGTTATTTGGATCTTGGTTCTGGCATGTCATTTGACACTCTGATCCTGTTTTTCCCTGTTCATTAATTGAACATTTGACGTAGACCATTGGAGCCACACAGTCTAAAAACAAAACAGGCACATGGATGAGGTTTGTATAACTTGCACACACCATGCTAAAGTAGTGTTGTTTCAGTAATATCTAATGGTTGATTTTGTCTAGTTGTGTTTTAGAGGTTGTTGTTTGAGCTCACCTTCTGGACTGTCGCATTGTATTTTTCCGAGAGTGCAGGTGCTGTAATATGACAAAATCATGAAAATCCACCATCAGGGGTTAATACCGTACAGTATTTTTGTTAATTATGCATGTGTTAAAGCCTGTGTAAAGGTTTCTTAAAGTCACTAGTTAGCTTGTTCTAGTTAGCTATGCCTTTGTTGCGCAAATGAATATTACCTGATTGGGATCATTTACAAAACAGGTTGGCATCCTTATTTAAATTTCCTAATAGCGATGATATGAAGACGAGGTGGATTAATTTTGTGAAGAGACAGTTGAGAGCAGTGTTGTTAAGAATTGGGCTACTTTAATACAGCCAAAGGTTGAAGCAACCCTAATAATGTGATATTTAACCTCCCCAGAATGATAATTTTAGTAGATGGTCCCTGCCTTTATCCCCCCAGCACACGATCTTTAATAGAAAACCCCTCCTCGCAGCGCAATTTTGAGTAGGAATTTTGCTGTGAAAACTGGCAACCCTGGTTGAAAAAGTGCTGTGGTTTAAGTGCTGACAGCTGACACACCCCCAGTTTGAAAGCAGAGAACCCTGTTTATTGTTCCAGAATTTTGACAACTTGCTTCAtttactttgtgtttatcatttttaaatttggctgggtggttaataaccacagactgtaaaaatggacgtagtgtccgtgatgtcacccacagatttgtgaagagcttttttaacCCAATAGTTGGCGGGGCTTGCCGTTGCTATCTTGTAGTGATGAGTGAGTCACCCGAAACTCGGATCATTTAAcccgatccctaaaatgactcgagaaccatgagtccttagtgaccattaacccgagtcagttgagtcctctcagattttgcattaaaaatgagaaattgtatcaaacacaaagctcttcaaatgtttacaacagaattacaacaaataactctacataagctgacataggttctataacttgcaacaacgagttaatttacatcaccaaatgtcgactgggggtaccgagtgaaccaaaagctgctattccggatcattatttcttgcagctctgagtccgagtacaaagggatgcgtgcgcgcgacaatgagttggtcggcggctcggggattcacacagagagtgactcaacTCATGGAGCTTGAATCCTGGGCTAGGAGAAACCTTGCTCGTGTTGTTAACCCACTGACTCATGTAGGCTAAGCTGTTGAAAtatttgactggcacaatgttttgggtagaagctgcaaatgtttaacatttttaaatacgaggactgctgcagcagtgctgctggaaagatccgccaccgacggacgtacacggctcctcttgttgactgagtcactcagagtgacgtgagtggttcactcacaggacccgtgcaggagcgggcgagcggctctgtctgggactcactcacaagattaaccgaagcctatcgtggatcttttaagtcaatctgaaacaggacacGTTCCTCTCACGTCCAAGTCAACCAAGCCTGACATCTTCTAAAtgtggtgttgatatatttgtcgttatgaaatgaaactaaacacaccaaacttttacaattatgttattgataatgttaccacgggcatgcatgttttttacgagTTCCTCAGGTCACATAAGCCCTTTTTTGTGAGCAGAGGAGTCATAAACTCGTAGCTGCACGCGTGATCCGAGTTGCTTGGTTGGCATTAGTATGACTTAGCGATTGGAATTGGGAGATTTTGACCAAGGGACTCAAGTGACTCGagtgactcgcacaacccggatcatattagtgagtgactcagaataacccgaatccttaaaaagatccgggTTGACCATCACTACTATCTTGGCATTGCGTCACCGCACATCACTCGTGGATAACCGAAAATTAAAGAGGGTGGACATGGGTAAAGCTGAAGTGGCTGGTTACAGAAACCACGCATGCCTAGAagtatgcagaactttaaggcttaatatcatttaaacggatgagttataAAAAGAATTAACCCTCCTTACAGTTGTCTTGAAGGGAACCTTAGATATATAGaccaaaatcactttttgtaccaggctgtaaacatatactagtcaacatttgaagtggatcaaaaaagtttatcaaagttgtcccaagacaagaatgggtattagggattggttttatgtaaacttttttgaatggttttgatccacttcgaatgttgactagtgtattaATATCTAAATTttacatgggggtctatgggaattgactcccttttggagccagcctgtAGCAGCCCGTCgataaattgcagtttaaatcacttccatATTGATTTCAATCagagagatcagaaggttgccccgttaataacacattttccTCTGACAAACTCAGAACGCATATTTAATATCACATTACACAGACTTTAAcaatatattgaaatattttctttacCAATTGGCACCATCTATGTTTGTTGATCCTGATGGCTCTATGACCAGGTCGTTATAGTAACAAGGACACTGGTCAGCATTCACACAGTGCCCTGCATCATTCAGGTAAGTCCCATTAGAACAAACACAGCCTTCCACAGGTGTAGACATTTCGCAGGTGTAGTCGGTTTTAAATTGAGAACGACAGGTTTTGCTACAACTGGTCACATTGTAGGAGTACTTCATATTTTCTGAACACTCGAACACTTTGTCTGTAAAATCAAAGGCATagatgcacttttaaaacagAGCAATCTTAAGAAACTAGACATTTAACCaaattaaatcaaatcaaatcctCACCACAGGGGTATGAATCCACCCATCTGTAGAGAATGATCCCTCTTGCGGCACATGCATGGGCATAGGCGGAGAGGGCAGCACACATACACTTCCCAATATCAGCACACTTACAGGTGTCATAAACGCAGTTCTGCAGAAGATGATCGTAAGCGTGTTAACTATTTGTCCATGTACAGTAAATTTAGAGGAAAGAGTGTTCTGTGAGGTAAAGACTTACTTGATAGTAAGTTTCAGGAAATATTTCTGAATGACACGAGGAGAAGATTCCATTTGGATCCTTCAGACGGGAACACCAGTCTTTTGCAAGTTTTTCTagataaataagaaaaatatatttgacaCATTTTCTCAAAGTTCACACAGTCTATTTAACCCAAAAAGGAGAATGGGATGAAATTTTGCATGAATTTATGACCTGTTTCCACTCTCAGACTGCAGGGGTTGTCAACTGTGTTTTCAACATCTGGACAACCGTATCGGTTTTGTTTCCAAAAGTTGACAAAGGATGTTGGTGTTCCCTCTATATTGCCTGAATGTGTTTTAAAGTCATCTTTCTGAAAACCGTTATAGTTCCCACAAAGACCTGAATGAAACATATAATGTTATCATTAATACATCTGTCCTTTTGTAAAGGGGATGGAGTAAAACTGTGGTGTATTGTAGGTCAATATGCACCAAATGACAAAACTCACCAATCAATTTGCCTTTCTGTGAGGTGCTGGCTATAATATACATCTGCATGATTGGAGACATTTGGATTTCTATACGAAAATTCTTTGTTTCAGCGATAATGAAGGATGATGAGGGCTGGTAGATGGCCAGTCGCTCTGTCACAGAAATTGTGTAAGAAACAAAATAGATGATATGCTTAATCATGTAAATTTCAGATAAAGGACATTTTCTCATATTTGATTACACACCTGTGATTATTGGCAACTTATCTGGACTGATTACATTTAGCTTGACAGTCCCATTGGACGAAAAAATTACCTGTTTTATAGGTAAAGAAAAGTTTGATCACAATTGAGAAACAAGACTAATTTGATAGCATTTTCCCACTTTActtatactgtaaataaaatatgcaCTATGTATACAAAGCTCTTTATGCTCTAATTGACATACTTCATTTACTAAAAACTCCAGAGAGCATGTTGCACAGAAAACAGCATCCTATGATGCAGTTGGACAGAATTAGTCACTTTTGATTATTGCCTGATACTTATAATGCATgctacttttaaaaataaatagttcagatgcaaaaccctctaagtgcgacTGTGTTCTTTATCAGGCTTTTATgattaggttcagtaatttcactttaatcgcaatgaaaaggttattagttaGTAATTGAAATGTGAGTGAGAGTAGTCTCCAATTGTTCCAAGCAACTATAATATTTGTCAGCAGAAAAGAAAGCCCACCTCTCCCCTCGTTTGTTTGGAAAATGGAAAAAATGTGAATGACAGCAAGCCTTTTTTCGCACAGAGTTGACTTTTTTCAACCTTAGGAGCTAAAAGCACTTCTTCAAAAATGCGTGGTGCGACACACTCTAAAGataaacggtgctaaatagtactaaaagtggttcactggctcgtaatcataagTAGAACCATATTATGCCCTGTAGTACCATAAGTGGTGCTAAAGTGATACAATATCacgtatggttcttcataggtgctatatagcattaaaatggttcccctatgattatgaGCTTTAAGTGCTGTCtagctaatttttttttttgaaattcATGTGGAAAAAATGTGAGCCGTTTTGCACATATAGACAGCGTGGATAATGCCCATAGAATGCaattaaagagcaactatggtacgattcatgattttacatttcctttggtgtgtaagtgtgtattagtacatgttaacaacatgcaaaggtacaaatcccTCCCGATTCTGAAATACAGCCtgcaagttaactcctgttagcattacATTGTGACCTAATCtttaaaacatggtaaggagcatcacatttctggctgtattcaggccaatcacaacgtaccggtaagctggccaatcagggacacagagcttttcagcctttgaggaaggcaggataTCTGTAGCTACATAAatttacagtatgtggaaaataatgtgttttttaaccctCAAATGGTCCTCGTTTCCTGTTTATACTACTGTCCCTTGTTGTATATATGACCCCAAAAATGAAAGCATAATTTTCAATAATTccaataatatatatttttttccttctcatctatatatatatatatacacacacaatcaCCGGTCACTTTATTAGGTAAACCTGTCCAACTGCGCGTTAATGCAAATTtctaatcagccaatcacatggcagcaactcaatgcatttaggcATGTAGACATGGTCAAGACGATCTGCTGCAGTTCAAAACGAGCGTCAGAATGGGGAAGAAAGGTAGAAAGTGACTTTGaaagtggcatggttgttggtgccagacaggctggtctgagtatttcagaaactgctGATCTACTGGGATTTTCAACCACAACCAACTTCAGGGTTAACAGAGAATGGTccgaaaaagagaaaatatccagTGAGTGGCAGTTCTGTGGGagcaaatgccttgttgataCCAAAGGTCAGAGAAGAATGGCCAGCCTGGCTCGAGCTGATAGAAAGGCAACAGTAActcaaataaccactcgttacaaccgagatTTACAGAAGAGCATCTCTGAACGCACAACATGtccaaccttgaggcggatgggctacagcagcagaagACCACACCGGGTGCCACTCCTGACAGCTAAGAACAGGAAACTAAGGCTAAAATTcacacaagctcaccaaaattggacagtagaagattggaaaaatgttgcctggtctgatgagtcttgatttctgctgcaacattcagatggtagagtcagaatttggcgtcaaCAACATGAAAGCCTGTGCCTTGTATCCACGGGTTAGGCTGGTGGTGaaggtgtaatggtgtgggggatattTTCTTACCACACTCTGGGCCCATTAGGACCAATTGAGCATCGtgtattgtttctgaccatgttcatccctttatgaccacagtgtacccatcctctgatggctacttccagcaggataaagCTGTCATAAAGCGCAAATCATCTCagactggtttcttgaacatgacaatgagttcactgttcTCAAATAgcctccacagtcaccagatctcaacccaatggagcatctttgggatgtggtggaacgggagcttcgtgccctggatgtgcagcTGACAAATCTGCAGCAACTGCGTGATGTTATCATGTCAATATGGACCAAAATCTCTGAGGAATGTTTCcagtaccttgttgaatcaatgccatgatggattaaggcagttctgaaggcaaaagggggtccaACCCGGTACTAGTAAGGTGTAActaataaagtggccggtgagtgtaaatatatataaatcacttaaattattatctaaatttatttaaattgtttttggaTATTGATCTAGGTGTTAGGTGTAGAATTCCACCTTTTGCTGGTTAGAGATAAACCTAAAGGAATTACCGTTTAACTTTtcccccgccaatgacgagattttccgtctttccgcaataccgctattattcggtggcgcccttccgcaactttttaaacccggaagtattgccctatggcaagcggctgcatgtccgtgtctgttttaaagatcgctctgaatgggatctctatgaaaagtccgtcacaaaaatggaattatctctgttttttgctcaaaatttggtgtttttgcagaaacctacccatattcaaaagctgattgcaaaagaaccactgaaggtaggatgaaacgttttttttgtttgaaagcagagggtctgttctttcatttggtatattgtatgttttaaagaagaacattttctggaaggcattaaacttgaTCATCAGGTGAAAATCATCTGGaaggtgaaaatcatgaaaaacgctggcgctggctggcaactttttttaaaaacgctggcggtgataGAGTTAAGAAAGAAATAGCTTTGACCAGCAAAGGGCCATAGAAAGCCATTCATTTTACTAGATATGTGCATCTGCTCACATCACATAacaaatttaatacattttatttttgaaaatcacaatttaatatttcatgtccctgaaattatttctgtggtaaaaaaacaaataaatctgtctaataaATTACATTATCACTTAAATGACTTCTTGTGCAAAAAACTATGTCGCTTTTGAAGGGTCTGAGCAGAGATTAACCAGATTAAAatcgaaagtatttgatgaatttACGCTATAATAAGGTCAATATCATTATCAAATTTTTGTTGGAAGTAGCATTAAGCGGCTTTTgtatctgagctcttcaattaTTCTTCTAGGCAACATTCTGTATGGCTTATACTGTGAAGTATTCAGTGAGCAGTCATTCTAAACATTTGGCTGAActtatagaccaatttagagtagacgtcacagttacgtcactgcaagctgcgcgcgcaatgcggttgcagaaaaacagtggaaatgaattagacacgagtgaaaagagcaagataactcactggaaaatgtccggttgtgctgttagt
The DNA window shown above is from Paramisgurnus dabryanus chromosome 23, PD_genome_1.1, whole genome shotgun sequence and carries:
- the LOC135787764 gene encoding mucin-5AC-like, which encodes MFKMKMLEWAIVLLGLQSAYAEFLEDVGDMGLEPLDVFLPTTVFPTVSNRVTTSEPNRRSTYCSTWGNFHFKTFDGHFYQMADTCNHILAVMCDAPVSDFNIQMQRTIVNGSVTFTSVTLELEGTTIKYSQGKIFMDEQEVSIPMSKNEIKIEGSSSSVKISKYGVTVILEEEDHSVVIELADMYRGQTCGLCGNFNGNTTDDVIVTDPETWKVSTSAEPCEKVPLPPSDQCKKQVDICKQYLKSSGFDDCRHLMDLSSFEKICADDLCHCPENQECVCNTLTEITRQCTYAGGRPGTWRTDKLCPKTCPLNMVYMECAGPCKNTCSAPNGSLPCKDNCVDGCFCPEGTVEDNIGNSGCIPTNKCPCMHDGTMYWPGQSYEQACKKCECSAGRWSCTDLECPGICSVVGGSHVTTYDGKTYSINGNCDYIFTKQSNDSRIAVVGNLDKCEPSRTDTCLNSVTLIMSDTIVTTVIFSSNGTVKLNVISPDKLPIITERLAIYQPSSSFIIAETKNFRIEIQMSPIMQMYIIASTSQKGKLIGLCGNYNGFQKDDFKTHSGNIEGTPTSFVNFWKQNRYGCPDVENTVDNPCSLRVETEKLAKDWCSRLKDPNGIFSSCHSEIFPETYYQNCVYDTCKCADIGKCMCAALSAYAHACAARGIILYRWVDSYPCDKVFECSENMKYSYNVTSCSKTCRSQFKTDYTCEMSTPVEGCVCSNGTYLNDAGHCVNADQCPCYYNDLVIEPSGSTNIDGANCTCTLGKIQCDSPEDCVAPMVYVKCSINEQGKTGSECQMTCQNQDPNNCVSTGCVSGCMCPDNLLADGQGGCVEKENCPCFHNGLSYSAGDEIQNECNTCKCTKGMWNCTDKDCYGTCTIYGEGHYKTFDGRRYFYHGGCEYILAQDYCNMGESKHSLRLVTENIPCGSTDFICSKSINLFIGRYKVVLSEVDGVKVVETNGTDYQYQINYVGIYTIIEVKKLLNLMWDGKTTLTLQLHPSLKGKVCGLCGDFDGNVNNDFVKHDGEDVKDAVVFGNSWKVNPSCPEMNSSIHPCEKNPHRSAWAHKQCSIITSNVFQDCHAHVDSAPYYDACVRDTCACDSGGDCDCFCTAVAAYAAECRKKEACIEWRTPHICPLFCDYYNGPVGDCEWHYRACGSACMKTCKNPKGTCSNQIPLLEGCFPKCPSDRPFLKEETQKCVTEIECAPVCVYDGKEFTIGEEVYHTKDENGMCFKAVCGSNATIIRSQENCITTGISTSTTPQTQPTQEPILEK